ATTTTGCGCCCTTTGATTTCCTGCATCATTTCCAGGGCATCTCGTTTTTCCAGAGGCGCCACGCGAAAAGAGATATCTTTTAATATTTCTGTAAATATTCCTCCAAGTCCAAACATCACACAGGGGCCGAACTGAGCGTCTCGGATTAGTCCTGCAACCAGTTCCCGCTTTCCTTTAATCATTTCCTGAACCAGAACCGCCTTTTCATTTCCATTCATTCCGGCAATAATTTCATGAAAAGCGACTTTTGCCTCATCCTCATTTCGAATATCCACACGGATCAGGCCCTTTTCCGTCTTATGGGAGATATCCGGTGAACATGCCTTTATTACAACCGGATAACCGGTTTCACCGGCAGCTTTAATAAGGTTCTCCTCGTTTTTCACCAGCGCCTCTCTGGTCACCGGAATTCGGTAGGAAGCCAGAAGCTGTTTGGATTCAAATTCAGAGAGTGCTGTTTGTCCACTTCTTATCGCATCATCAATTATTTTCATCTCATTCTCCTTGCGTATGTCAAAGTTCTGTTTCTTCGTTTTATTCAATTTTTAAAACCACGTCCTTTTGCCTCTGTGCCTTTCTCTTCCCCTATTCAACATTCGATGTTGGACGTTCGATGTTCATTTTCTCTTGTTTTTCATTCTGCCTTTTATCTTTGCATATTCCCACAGGGCTGCCATAGCCCTGACCGCTCTTCCCGGTGTGGGATAAACAGGAATACCACCATCTTGTATCAGAGCTACGGCATTATCCTCCCGACCACTAAAGCACGCACATAATATCGGTTTTTTAAATTTTTCAGGCAATTTTACAAATTCATTGCAGGCTTTTTCCGTCATTTGTTCCATTAAGTCCAAAGGAATATCGGAAAGATTGTTCGCAAGGGCTATTTTATCCTTGAAATGAATGGTTCCGAAAATACCATAAAAAAGCATTCCGTCTATTTGTCTCAGATTCAAGATTAATTCAGGCAATTTTTTATATATCAGATCCAGATCGTAATTCATAGTAACATCCACCGGATTTACGTATGCTGCTGTGAAAGGGGTCATGGCTTTTATTTTGTCCTGGATTTTCGGGTCAAACAGGGGAATCTTCAGACCGCAATTATTGGCTTCATCGGCCATGGAACTGCCAGGTCCTCCGGAATTGGTCAAAACAGCCACATTTTTTCCTTTGGGTAACGGTTGCTGGGCCAAAGCCAGGCTCCAGTCGAAAAGGTCAGTGACGTTTCTCGCTCTTAGAATACCTGCTTGATGGAACAACCCGCTGTAAAGTTCGTCCGGGCCAGCCATGGAACCGGTATGAGAAGCGCAGGCTCTGGCACCGGCTTCGGTTCCGCCGACATACACGGCGACAATAGGTTTTTGTGGTGTTATTTTTCGGGCTGTTTTCAAAAAGGCCATCGGTCTTTTGATACCCTCGATATACAAAGCAATAGATCTGGTTTGGTCATCTTCTCCAAGATAGGCAAGGCAGTCAACCATATCGATATCAGCCTGATTGCCGACGCTGATTGCCTGGCTGATACCCAGACCAAGTTTTTCAAAATAGGTCAGTGTCTGGGTGACATAGCTGCCGCTTTGGGAAATAATCCCCACATGTCCGGCCCGGTACTTGCTGGGAAACCATGTGGTATTCAGTCCGATTGGACCGTTGACAATTCCAATACAGTTAGGGCCAAGAAATCGGATGTCATACTTTTGGGCGACAGCTATCAGCTCCTGCTGTAGCAGTTTTCCTTTTTGGCCGATTTCACCATAGCCTGCTGTTATGATAATAGCATGTCGGATTCCTGCCTTCCCGCATTCCTCGAGGACGCCGGGGATGGCTTTCCCGGGTATTACTATTACCGCAAGGTCAGCTGGTTTATCCATTGATGTGATATCAGGATAAGCTTTGAGGCCCAGAACTGTTTTTTCTTTTCTGTGAATGGGATAAATATTTCCCTTGTATCCACCTTTTACAATATTAATAAGCTGAGCCGTGCCCATTGTTAGGAGGGAGTTGGAGCCTCCGAGATAGACAATGGATTCAGGGTTCATAATGGTTTGTAAAGGGTTCGCCTGCATATATTATCCTTTAGTGTCGGGTTTAATGTCAAATTGCATGGATCGATACTTTACAAGGTTTGCCATAGCCCTGGCTGCCTGTTCCGGCGTTGGGTAATTGACAAGAGCGCCGGATTCTTCAAGGTGGCGAATATTGTCATCCCATACACCTGGCGGGGCAAGGATGCAGCTGATGATCGGTTTGGCCTGTTTAAATTCTGTAAGGAATTCGGACATCTCTTCAAGTAAATTTGCATTGGCCGACGCAAACATGA
This Thermodesulfobacteriota bacterium DNA region includes the following protein-coding sequences:
- a CDS encoding acetate--CoA ligase family protein, with protein sequence MKIIDDAIRSGQTALSEFESKQLLASYRIPVTREALVKNEENLIKAAGETGYPVVIKACSPDISHKTEKGLIRVDIRNEDEAKVAFHEIIAGMNGNEKAVLVQEMIKGKRELVAGLIRDAQFGPCVMFGLGGIFTEILKDISFRVAPLEKRDALEMMQEIKGRKILHAIRGMKAADLIKLSDILVALGRIGLENENIKEIDINPLILSGGRPVAVDALVVLRV
- a CDS encoding CoA-binding protein, which produces MQANPLQTIMNPESIVYLGGSNSLLTMGTAQLINIVKGGYKGNIYPIHRKEKTVLGLKAYPDITSMDKPADLAVIVIPGKAIPGVLEECGKAGIRHAIIITAGYGEIGQKGKLLQQELIAVAQKYDIRFLGPNCIGIVNGPIGLNTTWFPSKYRAGHVGIISQSGSYVTQTLTYFEKLGLGISQAISVGNQADIDMVDCLAYLGEDDQTRSIALYIEGIKRPMAFLKTARKITPQKPIVAVYVGGTEAGARACASHTGSMAGPDELYSGLFHQAGILRARNVTDLFDWSLALAQQPLPKGKNVAVLTNSGGPGSSMADEANNCGLKIPLFDPKIQDKIKAMTPFTAAYVNPVDVTMNYDLDLIYKKLPELILNLRQIDGMLFYGIFGTIHFKDKIALANNLSDIPLDLMEQMTEKACNEFVKLPEKFKKPILCACFSGREDNAVALIQDGGIPVYPTPGRAVRAMAALWEYAKIKGRMKNKRK